The Equus quagga isolate Etosha38 chromosome 12, UCLA_HA_Equagga_1.0, whole genome shotgun sequence genome includes a region encoding these proteins:
- the HLX gene encoding H2.0-like homeobox protein codes for MFAAGLAPFYASNFSLWSAAYCSPAGPGGCSFPLDPAAVKKPSFCIADILHAGVGEPGAAPEGLAGASAAALTAHLGSAHPHASFQAAARSPLRPTPVVAPSEVPAGFPQRLSPLSAAYHHHHPQQQQQQQQPQQQQPPPPPRAGALQPPASGSRVVPNHHHSGSAPAPSSKDLKFGIDRILSAEFDPKVKEGNTLRDLTSLLTGGRPAGVHLPGLQPSTGQFFASLDPINEASAILSPLSSNPRNSVQHQFQDTFPGPYAVLTKDTMPQTYKRKRSWSRAVFSNLQRKGLEKRFEIQKYVTKPDRKQLAAMLGLTDAQVKVWFQNRRMKWRHSKEAQAQKDKDKEAGEKPSGGAPAADGEQEERSPSRSEGEAESESSDSESLDMAPSDTERTEGAERSLHQTTVIKASATGALLAASGAGSGGSSGSGGSFGFGSLGGSSTSAGSASSLGSGGGGGSSELLPAPQPTLSSAPKSPEPAQAPLGGL; via the exons ATGTTCGCCGCCGGGCTGGCTCCCTTCTACGCCTCCAACTTCAGCCTCTGGTCGGCCGCTTACTGCTCCCCGGCCGGCCCAGGCGGCTGTTCTTTCCCCCTGGACCCCGCTGCGGTCAAGAAACCGTCCTTCTGCATCGCAGACATCCTGCACGCCGGCGTCGGGGAGCCGGGGGCGGCCCCGGAGGGCCTGGCGGGGGCCTCGGCCGCCGCCCTCACCGCGCACTTGGGCTCGGCTCACCCGCACGCCTCTTTCCAAGCTGCGGCCAGATCCCCGCTTCGACCCACCCCGGTGGTGGCGCCCTCCGAAGTCCCGGCTGGCTTCCCGCAGCGGCTGTCTCCGCTCTCAGCCgcctaccaccaccatcatccacagcaacaacagcagcagcaacaaccaCAGCAGCAACAGCCTCCGCCTCCACCCCGGGCCGGCGCCTTGCAGCCCCCGGCCTCCGGGTCGCGAGTGGTCCCGAACCACCATCATAGCGGCTCGGCCCCGGCTCCCTCCAGCAAGGACCTCAAATTTGGAATTGACCGCATTTTGTCTGCAGAATTTGACCCCAAAGTCAAGGAAGGCAACACGCTGAGAG ATCTCACGTCCCTGCTAACCGGCGGACGGCCCGCGGGGGTCCACCTCCCCGGCCTGCAGCCCTCCACCGGCCAGTTCTTCGCATCTCTAGATCCCATTAACGAGGCTTCTGCCATCCTGAGTCCTTTAAGCTCGAACCCGAGAAATTCAGTTCAACATCAGTTTCAAGACACGTTTCCAG GTCCCTACGCGGTGCTCACTAAGGACACCATGCCGCAGACGTACAAGAGGAAGCGCTCATGGTCCCGGGCTGTCTTCTCCAACCTGCAGAGGAAAGGCCTGGAGAAGAGGTTTGAGATTCAGAAGTACGTGACCAAGCCAGACCGAAAGCAGCTGGCGGCGATGCTGGGCCTCACCGACGCGCAG GTCAAGGTGTGGTTCCAGAACCGGCGAATGAAGTGGCGGCACTCCAAGGAGGCGCAGGCTCAGAAGGACAAAGACAAGGAGGCGGGCGAGAAGCCGTCCGGCGGAGCCCCGGCTGCCGACGGCGAGCAGGAGGAGCGGAGCCCCAGCCGCTCCGAGGGCGAGGCCGAGAGCGAGAGCAGCGACTCCGAGTCTCTGGACATGGCCCCCAGCGACACGGAGAGGACTGAGGGGGCCGAGCGGTCTCTGCACCAAACGACGGTCATCAAGGCCTCGGCCACGGGCGCCCTCCTCGCCGCCAGCGGCGCTGGGAGCGGTGGAAGcagcggcagcggcggcagcTTTGGCTTCGGCAGCCTCGGCGGCAGCAGCACCAGCGCGGGCAGCGCCAGCAGCCtgggcagcggcggcggcggcggctcctcgGAGCTGCTCCCTGCGCCCCAGCCCACCCTCAGCAGCGCTCCCAAAAGCCCCGAGCCCGCCCAGGCGCCGCTCGGCGGCCTATAG